From Xenopus tropicalis strain Nigerian chromosome 3, UCB_Xtro_10.0, whole genome shotgun sequence, the proteins below share one genomic window:
- the LOC100493185 gene encoding vomeronasal type-2 receptor 116, with product MQMYQRLGWFLLSTTWLLCTFAVEVCASSGSKLGCRLPSEEITGYMSRPGDIFIAGTFPVNLERVYIDLNFTRKPPELTCQQFGSEYYKSMRALVFAVEEVNANPEILPNITLGYHIFDTCNTLRRAAQGTLWILSGGQEIIPNYYCAGGDPLAGVIGECGSTPSIIMAQILGLYRYPQISYFATNPILSDRSQFPSFFRTISSDDIQMRGLAQLISYFGWSWVGLLANDDDYGQSGLQMAKQEIINAGACVAFAENILIGKEDKNAPYLARVIKKSNAKVVLVIASDSDFLIVVTELLRQNVTGNIWVATEGWATSTLLSEEKFQRVLEGTIGFAIHGAQMQKFTEYLSNLLPSQSVNDPFIWEYWEKTFLCKWSYQGNLEWAGNATTRLLHYVQNVNFKTKDGSNMFFNAKGNPPAVYDIVNWRLGAKGRLEQVVVGRYDLTSPDQETLNVDKKAITWANEETQVPLSKCSPSCPSGFRKVIVPGKPTCCYECARCPHGHISSQTDAVECHPCSWDTWPNLQQDRCLPRTREFLSYEEPLGYSLAAISILSSLIALVILGLFIQYKRTPIVRANNYSLSCLLLLSLFLCFLCSLGFIGYPQPEKCLLRQVAFGLVFALCISCVLAKTIIVVIAFKATKPGSRLRKWTRVRVSYWIIGFGVFIQSFLCVLWLLFSPPFPETDTDTKPGVIILNCNEGSPISFWCMLGYLGLLAAISFIVAFLARRLPDSFNEAKFIIFSMLAFLSVWVSFIPAYLSARGMYTVAMEVFAILSSTWAVLVCIFMPKCYIVLFRPNLNSRKYLMSNGRSASNVEIVLNGHADKPS from the exons ATGCAGATGTACCAAAGGCTCGGCTGGTTCCTCCTCTCCACAACATGGCTCCTGTGTACATTTGCTGTAGAAGTGTGCGCCTCCTCGGGCTCCAAGTTAGGCTGCAGGTTACCCAGCGAGGAGATAACCGGCTACATGAGCCGCCCCGGAGATATTTTTATAGCAGGAACTTTTCCAGTTAATTTGGAGAGAGTCTACATTGACCTCAACTTCACGAGAAAACCCCCTGAGCTGACCTGTCAGCA GTTTGGGAGTGAGTATTATAAGAGCATGAGGGCCCTGGTATTCGCTGTGGAAGAAGTCAACGCAAACCCAGAAATCCTTCCCAACATTACTCTGGGCTACCACATCTTTGACACGTGCAACACGTTAAGGCGAGCGGCACAAGGGACCCTCTGGATCCTGTCCGGTGGGcaagaaattattccaaattaTTATTGTGCAGGAGGGGACCCACTTGCTGGTGTAATAGGAGAATGTGGCTCGACACCTTCTATTATAatggcccaaatcttgggattgTACCGATATCCACAG ATCAGCTACTTTGCAACCAACCCTATTCTCAGCGATCGCAGCCAGTTTCCGTCCTTTTTCCGAACTATTTCTAGCGATGACATTCAAATGAGAGGTCTGGCCCAGCTGATCTCATATTTTGGTTGGTCGTGGGTTGGTCTCTTGGCAAACGATGATGACTATGGTCAATCTGGACTTCAAATGGCGAAGCAGGAGATAATAAATGCAGGAGCTTGCGTGGCCTTTGCTGAAAATATCTTGATTGGCAAGGAAGATAAGAACGCTCCTTACCTTGCCCGGGTCATAAAAAAGTCCAATGCAAAGGTTGTCCTAGTAATAGCCTCCGATTCTGACTTTCTGATTGTAGTGACAGAGCTTTTGAGACAGAACGTGACTGGCAATATCTGGGTGGCCACTGAAGGTTGGGCGACGTCAACTCTGCTCTCAGAAGAAAAATTTCAAAGAGTGCTGGAGGGCACTATCGGTTTCGCCATACACGGTGCTCAAATGCAGAAGTTTACCGAGTACCTAAGCAACCTCCTACCATCTCAAAGTGTTAATGATCCATTCATATGGGAATACTGGGAGAAAACCTTCTTGTGTAAATGGTCCTACCAAGGGAATTTAGAATGGGCTGGCAATGCTACAACGCGA CTTCTCCACTACGTACAAAATGTCAACTTCAAGACCAAAGATGGAAGCAACATGTTTTTCAATGCAAAAGGGAACCCTCCGGCTGTCTATGACATAGTGAACTGGCGTCTGGGTGCCAAGGGCAGGCTGGAGCAGGTGGTGGTTGGGAGATACGACTTGACTTCACCAGATCAGGAGACTTTGAATGTAGACAAAAAGGCTATTACATGGGCCAATGAGGAAACTCAG GTTCCTCTATCCAAGTGCAGCCCAAGTTGTCCCTCAGGATTTAGGAAGGTGATTGTACCAGGAAAGCCAACTTGCTGCTATGAGTGTGCCCGGTGTCCCCATGGACACATTTCAAGCCAGACAG ATGCTGTGGAATGTCATCCATGTTCCTGGGACACGTGGCCCAATCTACAGCAGGACAGATGCCTACCAAGGACTAGAGAGTTCCTTTCCTATGAAGAACCTTTGGGGTACAGCTTAGCAGCCATTTCCATCTTGTCTTCTCTAATTGCACTTGTTATTCTGGGACTTTTTATTCAATATAAGAGAACACCAATAGTCCGAGCCAACAACTACTCCCTTagctgccttctcctgctttccctgttcctctgtttcctttgctctttagggttcattggttacccacaacctgaaaagtgccttctgcgccaggtggcatttgggttggtttttgccctctgcatctcctgtgttctggccaaaaccataattgttgtcattgcctttaaaGCAACCAAACCCGGCAGCAGGTTAAGAAAATGGACACGAGTAAGGGTGTCCTACTGGATCATTGGGTTTGGTGTATTTATTCAATCATTTCTGTGTGTACTGTGGCTGCTCTTTTCTCCTCCCTTCCCTGAGACTGACACTGACACCAAACCCGGAGTCATTATACTCAACTGCAATGAAGGATCACCTATTTctttctggtgcatgctgggataccttggcctTTTGGCCGCCATTAGTTTCATTGTTGCCTTCCTGGCCAGACGCCTCCCTGacagtttcaatgaagccaaattTATCAtattcagtatgttggctttcctcagtgtgtgggtgtcctttatcccagcctatctcagtgcccggggcatgtaTACTGTGGCAATGGAGGTCTTTGCCATCCTGTCTTCCACCTGGGCTGTGCTGGTTTGTATCTTCATGCCAAAATGTTACATTGTATTATTCCGTCCCAACTTAAACTCCAGGAAATATCTCATGTCAAATGGCAGAA GTGCCAGTAACGTTGAAATAGTCTTAAATGGTCATGCCGATAAGCCGTCATGA